The following nucleotide sequence is from Malania oleifera isolate guangnan ecotype guangnan chromosome 4, ASM2987363v1, whole genome shotgun sequence.
atgctaaatggttgagggaataactgatcttgataggtcaaaagtgggcggtcttagttaatcagtctactatcacccaaatcgcattctagccaTGTAACGCCATCGACAGTCCTGAcatgaagtccatggatatatgatcccattcccactttgggataaataacggctgcaactgacctgtcggcctctggtgctcagcttttacctattggcacgtcaaacactgcgctacatactcggtgattaaaatcgttactaaaaggcgagtattagtgaaagtttggtgttcgtcactaatagtgacatattagtgatgattattaaaatcgttactaatactttggCATTTGTAACGATTTTGAGCCAATGACATGTAGATTTTATAATGACGGAATTAGCCTTTTAGTGACagcataaaaccgtcactaaaagtgaaGTATTTGTGACAATtgctaaattcgtcactaataagtattagtctCTGTAGATCTAGCGACtaatttcaaaccgtcactaatagtcatcaaaccgtcactaatactaattagtgatggtttttatttttatttttagtgactatttgaaaccatcactaataatcttattttttgtagtggagattgtggttatctcaggacggttatgtggagaaggtgtttgAGAGGTTTAGTATGACTTATGCAAAATCGGTAAGTACACCTTTAGCGAATAACTTTAATTTGTCTACTGCTCAATGCCCAAGGACGGATAATGATATCTCAGACATGTCAAAGaccccctatgctagtgctgtggggtgtttaatgtatgttatggtatgtacaagactaGACTTGACACATGCAATTGATGTGGTAAGTAAGTATCTTTCAAATATGggtagacaacattgggatgccGTAAAATTGATTTTTAGGTACTTACGAGGTACTTCTctctatgacatcatgttcggcaagcaatagaGTAATCCACCAGTTGTGGgatttgttgatgctgattatgcagtggatctttatggtaggaggtctacaacagggtatgtATTCACCCTTACGGGAGGATctatatgttggaggtccatggtacaatctttGATAACATTATCAACAACTGAGTCAAAGTATATGGTAGTCTTCGAAGCTACTAAGAAAGCATtgtggcttactggtttagtaaAGGAGCTGGGTATATAATAAGGTGGAGTTCaactgcattgtgatagttagggTAATGTTGAAACAATATAATGTCATCACCATTTGGCTCCTCTTAACATGGGGATTCATCTTCAACCTTCAAATTGGCCAGAAGCCTACAGAAAGAATATTATTAGAACTATGGTCAGCCATCACTAATGACCATGGCGATGCCCAAAATTTCTGGATTTTTGGGATATTTATCCCTTCTAAATCTATAAATCAGCTCTTCTAATCCTATTCGAGTCCTCTGGAACCTCAAAATCTTGCCATGCACACTCAAAacaccttctctctctctctctctctctctctctagcattTCTCTGCCTTTTTGGATAGTTTTCAACCTTCTTTGGTCTAGAATATACTGACTCAACCAACTATTTGGTTTGCTTAAGAACACATAAAAATAGTCAATGACCCAAACATGATAAAGGTAAGGCCTTTTGATGTAaatatttcctaaaaattaaacctTTAACATGCTATAATGCGGAAAATTTGAATCTTCAATTTTCTTGCAAAGAACACCATGAAAGCAACAATCTTGACAAAAACAAAAGGGATTATTGCAATTTGAACATTTATGCATATGCTCAATAAATCTTATGcctattttcttcaatttcttttttattaatcACTTGTTTTCTCAATTGTCATACCTATCGATCCTAACATGCGTGAAAATATAAAATGTTCGTGAGAACAAAGTCTCCATTTATAAAGTACAAAACAAATGTTAGAATAAccaaaaactaataaaaaaaattcaaattaattgAATTCATGAACTAATATAGTCTAAAAATATGACCTTATATTTAGGagaagttttaaatttgaatttatataaatttaaataaaatatactataaaatgctattaatttttatcaaaatttaaataaaaaaaaaaactcaaaattcgACAAACTTTTATGTTCCAAAGTTTAAGCATTAGTTCTTGAGCGAGATGAAGTTTCATAATGACAATTTGAGCAGGGGAAGAAGCTATACCCACTCTTTGAACCGAGATAAGACCCATTAACTAATTGGATGGCTCAGCGTCCTAATCTAAACGCACAAGAGACGCATAAAGATGAGAAGAAATTTCTGGACACACCTTTCTCCACCAAATGGTGGACCATTTGAAAGCTAACTATTTTATTAAGACAGCGGCCCCGGCGAATACACCAGCTGGTGCATTATCTCCACTTCTCAAACCACTTGTCATTTTCTAAAACTTATCCTTActtgaaattgatttttttaaattaaaaaaaaattaatcttgtATATGAGAACCTGAAATCTGGATCTAAAAAATTTGGgagattttaaataaaaaataatattaatttatattggCCTAATATTCAATATGCAcgaatataataaaaaaaaattaattaatttttatattttcacatattcatcatataattttttatttaattttatttttaactcGTTTCATTTCATAATAACAAACAAGTTATAATTTTTTATTGGTATATAAaagttcaaatttaaaaatacaaattagaatttttaatgtCACTAGTAGGTTATGGTGAAATTTATTATCCACTATTCATCAAATGTCAAATTAATTCACACATAAATATACCTTACAATTGGTGACCTGTAAAGATTATCCTTCTTAAATTTTGTCCAACTAATACCAAGAATTCTAAAAGGAATACATCAATCAATCCAATAGAGATAGTCAACCGCTTGAATTTGTGATCCATCTTCAATTTTCATATAAAGCCTTACATACAAAACAACCATGAAATGGACGATTGTTATTGAAATTATGAAGCACTGAAATTGCTAATTAAAGTAAGTGAGTACCAATAAGCAGAATCATTAAAAACTTTTGCATAAAATTGAAAATCCTCCCGTCCATGGAAATCTTTCTAACTCGGTCCAACTTCAATTCTTGAGCTGACCAAATCCGCGCACTTCCCTTCCTTCAAATCTCAAATTACCAAAAACTCACCAAAGCGCCACCAAACCCACCAACCCCAACCCAACCAACGCCGGCAACCCGGCAGCGAAGCTCTGGCCGCCAACCGAATTCAGGGGCAAGATGGGATACAAGTTCCCCGGCGGACCCGGCGGTATGAATATATCAGGCACCACCGGAGACGGCGGGGTTAGGGCGGCAGGCGGTGGCGGGCATTCCGGGCCGACTGGCGGCTTCTTGGGAGTCGGCGGAGGAGGGGACGGGgacggcggcggcggcggcggcggcagcGGGGGTGACGGCGGCGGCGGGCTCTGGGTACACGGGAGGCACTTCACGCCGTTGACGGGTGCTGTCGGCGTTGGGTTCTCGTCGAGCTTCCGCGGAGCGGAGACGGCGGCTACGGCGAAGAACACGAGCAGTAGCGTAGGGAGATCTAAACGGTGGATCGTTATGTTCATCTTTGACGATGGGGGGGAATAGAAATCCGATCAGGGAGGTGTAAATTCTGGGTTTCCGATCacataaaaatgatttttgcagCGGCTGATCTGATCTGATCTGGTCGAGATGGAACGCGGACGAGGAAGAAGAAGCAGAATGGGATTGAGAGTTGCGTAAAGCAACGGGTAAGGTGCGTGGGAAATGGGAAATGATGTAGAAAGTTTAAAAGGTGAATTTTTGTGCTTTGTTTTTGTAAGAGGTTTTCAGCACTGAGGGATGTGGCAAAATGGAGTGATTGAGACGTGCTTTTATGTATGCTGGTAGTCTTGCTTTAGAAGGAAGTCATCTCGTAATATTTAAATTACCTTTTGGAAAACGACGTAGTTCTGAGACACTTCAATTAATCGCACATATTGATGATATCACATATAATATTTTGGGCGGTTTGGATTGTCTGAGAGCATCGTAGGGATGCCATTTTTTGGCTGGGTTTTCGGGGGGGGATCCTGACCGTCCGTCTGAGGATTTGCATGTAAATTAAATCTTCGCTGCTTTAGTTGATAATTAATTGATGATCGCAGGGCATATTATGAAGAGATCAATTATGGATCTTTCAAAAATGACGACAAAAACTTCCGTGTGAAAGAGGAAGTGGGACAGCACATCCCATTCCTATGACGATGAGGGGAAGAAATTTCCACTTTCTAGTTTCTACGAAACTTCAACGTCGCCATTTGGTCTACCACGTGTTATGCACATGCTCCTTTGAGTGACGCATCACTGCCGACCCCCCATTTCCATCAACATGTTCAATGTAATTTGCTTAATTtgtcttttattttcaattatatgcatatttaaaaatgtggaaaataaaaataaaaaatagttaattttatataaattctTATATTTAGTTTTGTGCCTACCTAGGGAGTTTtactattataatattttattgaccttatttctaattattttaacaaaatattcatttttggtgaattaattttttgagtctcatagagaattttttattttgtgtCATTCAATGTAAGTAGAGagaaatattaatttaataaagaatatatatatatatatatattattaatttaaggAAGGTAAGCTATTTttcaataattatttttattgtcaATAATTATATATTGGCATTGTTTATGCCACATGCAAGATAGCCAGTACACGCTCCTCTTTTCTACTTCGTCTATTTAAGGGAAGTCAATTATCACGAATCCTTTGCTCCTTCTTGAATCATCAAGCATGTTCCATTGCTTAATTTGGATTTTGACCTTcactttaaaatatatttttatgagattttccttttaaaaaataaaatataaatataatgtagatagaaaattttcaattttttttaaaactagcATTTAGCTTTCAGTAACATACTTATAAATTTAAaagtccaaatttttttttaacaaattattttatttcattaataTCCTTAATATTATAGAACTATTTCAAAATTATCTACGCATTGATTATGTTTCTAAAATAAACTTCTCCATTTTAGTCattggaaatatttttttttaaaaaaagtaaagtGCTCAACAtcaatgttttttttaaaaatttttttatagAAGTTTTTTTAAACTAgaagtcaaaatatttttacagCATATTACTGAATGGAGGGGTCAAAATACTTAAttgttcctttttattttttacatttttatcataatttttataaataaatttttaataaatatactTTCATTAATGCACTATTTAGAGGAATGATTTTTGTTAGTCTTATTGGTTACACTATCATGATTTATGTGTTTTGATGCTATTAATCTACTTCTTGTTCTTGGTGCATTCCATTTTTGCAaattatgtttagtataggtTCAAGAGACAAATACTTGAAATATTGGTCAAAAGGCAAATATTGGACCGAGTTGATGATTGAGGAAGGAAAGAGCAAAAGGTCACATGTTCGGATGGACTCAAGTACAACCAAAGGAAGCTCAGTGTAAAATCTTTGTaatgggtgtgtgtttgaggtagtttatTTTATAACTCTTGCGAAcgatttttgagtaagagttgagcgaATGCATGCATACTGAGATACATGAGTTTATATGATttcactaaagtcacaaactcaacatacatggttttcaaagttagattaaagagtttgtcaaaagaatcttAAACTCAAAGTTGTTTTCCAAAGGgataagttttaaaatattttggtattttgaacatcttcatacttagtctcGTTTTATCAACAAGAgtcttatgtcctaaaggttcaaagaaagtcaagtatattttcaataaaggctatacaagtatataagatatcaaaatggtttttcaaatgtgttttcattaacaagatatcttatactcAAGAGAAAAcccatttggacaagtattaaattatattagacttaatatatttcatattcttTTTTCCAACAATGTTTTAAGTGTTTAAAAGACTTTTTGGTTGGTTCTAAAACCTAAGTTATGCATCTATCAAATTTCCTAAATGCcctttggtatttggggcataacctTTACTAGAAGAGTCCAAAAAGCACGTTCTTGGTGTTcttggaaagttaagaaaaaatcttagaacttttatgttgatgactttttttgATTTAGGGCACTAGTCGACTAGAGCAGAGGACTAGTCGATCAGTGATAGCCAGTAGCTAAAACATATCTTTCTGCTAGTGACTAGACAACTAGTGCAGGAGACTGGTTGACTAGTGGTCCCGTGAACAATGCAATAAAAGTTACAAaacaattagtttttttttttttttttgggtaattgCTCCTAACGGTCCAATAACGGTTAGTTGGATGTTTTGGCTATAAATaaaagtccatagacttgtttacaATGGTTCTTGATCATTttaatgaaatatatttttgaataccaAAATCTAAGCACTTAGCGTAGCACTTTGCATCTTTGTctttcattcacaagtgctcaatctctcttgttCTCCAATATTTTGTGAATCATTACTTGAGATATAAAGTATgaggtttggtttgtaatttatatcagctcatttgtggagcatcttttgtatttccatcattttgtaaaaaggttctttgtgaaccattgttggtgaaggttctttgtgaatcaaaagctctttgtgagcaggttgggatttgttcctgagtgtagggatttgttcccgagttatAAAGCTTGCTCCGCTGGTGAAGGAGTATTGATAGTGGATTCCTTgtcttggtgctaaggcgtgaacgtaggtttggtgtcgaaccacgttaactactggtgttaagcttttctctccctactctttattttatttgttttgtgcatgatttatattttgtatattgtgatttaattgcttgaatcttgtcaagagttttattttgttgacaaaattttaaatacatgaaaaagagtccattcaccccactcttggacTATATACTCCTGGTTGGGACatttaacaagtggtattagaacAAGGCACTTGCATTTTTCGGAGTAAAATCCAAAGCGTAAACGATCGAAATGGCGTATTCAGTAAACACCTCCACTTCCATTGGACAATCCATTTTTACACCACCATTGCTTGAAGGTACAAACTACCACGCATGGAAAAATCAAATGGCCATCTTCATTCAATCTTACGACTTGGATTTGTGAGAGATCATCTCCAAGGAAGacttctcaatcacaaagaaaaatgaggatattccaaaggatttattgaaacaatcacctagcgaaaaaaggttagttgaactaaaatttaaagtaaagcatattattttttgtagtttAAATGATGATGTGCATAGTTTTATTTGCGAATGTCAAAATGCAAAAGAAATGTGagatgtacttgaaaacatctatggaaacacatcacaaaatgaacaatcaagaatatgcatgctagttagagaatatgagATGTTTAAATTAAATGAAGATGAAAAAATTTCATCCATGCTTACTCAGTTCACATACCTCATAAAAAATTTAAAGGCACATGGTAGAGTTTATTCATTAGAcgattatatttaaaaaattatccaaTCTTTACCCAAGTCATCAATGACCATTGAAGAagcaagaaatctagaaaaacctaagatagaaaatggtctTGCCTTAGATACACTTTGTGCTAATCACCAACGAATATATGAggatgatattgcattcttcacatgaaaacttaagaaaatattaagcaaaagaatgcaaaaaaaaaaaaagaaaaaaaaaagaaaaaagaaaaagaagagttaTGCATTGAATGCCATTTTTGCAATAACTCTAGGCATGATATGATAAATTCCCCCCTaaatcaaaataaagaaaattttctaaatagggatcataatgccatgaatggtgctacttgggatcGAATCGATGGATTAGCCACTGGTGacgaaaatgagaaagaaacacATTTCTGCTTCATAGCCAATGAACTAGAAGAAAATAGTTCGGATAATGATGAATAtattccttcatatgatgaagtaGTAAACAGTTGTGCAAAACTATTTGAAGAATTACTTTTGGTAAAAGGGAAGAGCAAAAATGTTGGGAAAGAGCTTACCTTATCAAAACAAAGGGAATCCTCATTGAAGGAAGAAAATGATTTCTTAAAAGGGAAAATGAGAAGCTTTGtgaaaattctcaaaaagagcatgggattttagaaataaaaataaaaaatttggaggaaaaattgtcaaaatacaaaggtaaggaaccttgtctttgttcctccttgaaagatgaaaattgctctttgaaaaatgaaaataaggatgttggaattggtgtattcccaataaggggggtgaattggatatttagaAGTTTTCTTTCCTTGGTCGACTAACCAGcaacaatatttcacaaacctaggatCAATCTAGAACATATATGAAATAAGCCGATAAATAGAATTGTAATTAATTTGTTCCAAGTAAATCAAATAAGCATGCACATTATAGTAAAGCGAATAAA
It contains:
- the LOC131154035 gene encoding sulfated surface glycoprotein 185-like, coding for MNITIHRLDLPTLLLVFFAVAAVSAPRKLDENPTPTAPVNGVKCLPCTQSPPPPSPPLPPPPPPPSPSPPPPTPKKPPVGPECPPPPAALTPPSPVVPDIFIPPGPPGNLYPILPLNSVGGQSFAAGLPALVGLGLVGLVALW